Below is a genomic region from Halanaerobiaceae bacterium ANBcell28.
AATTCTTTAATGGTTGATGGTACAGGCATGTGTGGGGGTTGCAGAGTTACTATTGGTGGAGAAACAAAATTCACTTGCGTAGATGGTCCTGCATTTGATGGTCATCAAGTAGATTTTGAAGAAATCATGAATAGATTATCCTTTTATAAAGAAGACGAAAGCCACATTTGTAACTTAGACAAAGAGGTGAACGAATAATGGCCCTGCAAAAAGAAAAAACACCTATGAGAAATCAAGAAGCAAACGTTAGGAATAAGAATTTCAAAGAAGTTCCACTAGGTTATAATATAGATGAAGCTAAAAACGAAGCTAGTAGATGTCTACAATGCCCAAATAAACCATGTGTTGATGCTTGTCCTGTAGAAGTTCCTATTCCAGAATTTATAAAAGCTATTAATAATGACAATCTTGAAGAAGCTGTAGATATAATAAAATCAAAAAATAATTTACCTGCAATTTGTGGTAGAGTTTGTCCTCAAGAATCACAATGCGAAGAAGTCTGTATAATGGCTAAGAAAAATGAAGCAGTAGCTATCGGAAGATTAGAGCGCTTTGTAGGAGATTATGCATTAAATAAAATACAAGAAAATATAGATAATAATAAGTCTAAAAAAAGAAAAGAAAAAGTAGCTGTAGTTGGAGCTGGACCAGCAGGTTTAACTGCTGCTGCAGACTTAGCAAGAGCTGGCTTTAATGTTACTCTTTTTGAAGCCCTTCACGATACGGGTGGCGTATTACGCTATGGTATACCAGAATTTCGCTTGCCTAAAAAAATAGTTGACCAGGAAGTAGAAAATATAAAAAAATTAGGAGTTGAAATCCAGTTAAACGTAATCGTTGGTAAAACAATAAGCATTGATGAATTATTTACTGATAATTATCAAGCTATTTTCATTGGTACAGGTGCAGGCTTACCAAGGTTGATGGATATCCCTGGTAAAAACTTAAACGGAGTATACTCAGCAAATGAATTTTTAACAAGGGTCAATTTAATGA
It encodes:
- the gltA gene encoding NADPH-dependent glutamate synthase, translated to MALQKEKTPMRNQEANVRNKNFKEVPLGYNIDEAKNEASRCLQCPNKPCVDACPVEVPIPEFIKAINNDNLEEAVDIIKSKNNLPAICGRVCPQESQCEEVCIMAKKNEAVAIGRLERFVGDYALNKIQENIDNNKSKKRKEKVAVVGAGPAGLTAAADLARAGFNVTLFEALHDTGGVLRYGIPEFRLPKKIVDQEVENIKKLGVEIQLNVIVGKTISIDELFTDNYQAIFIGTGAGLPRLMDIPGKNLNGVYSANEFLTRVNLMKAYKYPEYETPVKIGKKVAVIGGGNVAMDSARTALRLGADKVYVIYRRTEDQMPARNEEIEHAKEEGVIFKELNNPIAFHGNEGRIKKMECLKMSLGEKDKSGRPRPVPIENSNWMLEVDSVIIAIGQSPNPLLTANTNELKTQAWGGIIVNDDLSTSIDGVFAGGDTVTGAATVIKAMGAGKQAAKAMIEYIEEKE